The following proteins come from a genomic window of Nocardioides albertanoniae:
- a CDS encoding alpha/beta fold hydrolase has product MPPLHTLELGESGSRVVFLHGLFGQGRNWNTLGKQLAGDHRVSLVDLPHHGRSPHPDAFDYLEVTASVAELLSADDGSDDPATVVGHSMGGKVAMLLAITRPELVAKLVVADMSPVVYEKARDFKTYVDALNGLDLGSITRRDEADAALQPAVPDPTIRGFLLQNLRREGDGWRWAMNLPVLGRDLDRIGDWPADDLKGFDPYDGPVLWLAGERSSYVTDDYAPAMKGWFPRYRKVTVKGAGHWIHSEKPETFLAALEQFLAS; this is encoded by the coding sequence GTGCCACCACTTCATACGCTCGAGCTCGGTGAGAGCGGCAGCCGCGTCGTCTTCCTGCACGGCCTCTTCGGCCAGGGACGCAACTGGAACACCCTCGGCAAGCAGCTTGCCGGCGACCACCGAGTGAGCCTCGTCGACCTGCCCCACCACGGTCGTTCGCCGCATCCGGACGCCTTCGACTACCTCGAGGTCACCGCCTCGGTCGCCGAGCTGCTCTCTGCTGATGACGGGTCCGACGACCCGGCCACCGTGGTCGGCCACTCGATGGGCGGCAAGGTCGCCATGCTGCTCGCGATCACCCGACCCGAGCTGGTCGCGAAGCTGGTCGTGGCCGACATGTCGCCGGTCGTCTACGAGAAGGCACGCGACTTCAAGACGTACGTCGATGCCCTCAACGGCCTCGATCTCGGCTCGATCACCCGCCGCGACGAGGCCGACGCCGCGCTGCAGCCCGCCGTGCCGGACCCGACGATCCGCGGTTTCCTGCTGCAGAACCTGCGCCGCGAGGGTGACGGCTGGCGCTGGGCGATGAACCTCCCGGTGCTCGGCCGCGACCTCGACCGCATCGGTGACTGGCCCGCCGACGACCTGAAGGGGTTCGACCCCTACGACGGCCCGGTGCTGTGGCTGGCGGGGGAGCGGTCGAGCTACGTCACCGACGACTACGCGCCGGCCATGAAGGGATGGTTCCCGCGCTATCGCAAGGTGACCGTCAAGGGCGCCGGCCACTGGATCCACTCCGAGAAGCCGGAGACCTTCCTGGCGGCCCTCGAGCAGTTCCTCGCCTCCTAG
- a CDS encoding TetR/AcrR family transcriptional regulator produces the protein MTRTADHDARRAQITSGVRTLALTSGLGAVTVAGTAKAAGVSVGLVQHYYDSKEALLADTLRTLLDEIDSRITTAIARAERRHARIEHMLGAGLLELLPLDTSHRDEAYLRHAFAGLALDNPTLAEHQRAFDRRLGDRIAHAVRNGMECGEVAPETDALLESDAAFALTQGLAVRLLIDPSRAAQRRAETAVAARMASVFAGPCAREV, from the coding sequence ATGACCAGGACCGCAGACCACGACGCCCGCCGAGCGCAGATCACCTCGGGCGTGCGCACGCTTGCCCTCACCTCCGGCCTCGGCGCCGTGACCGTCGCGGGCACCGCCAAGGCCGCAGGCGTCTCCGTCGGCCTGGTGCAGCACTACTACGACTCCAAGGAGGCGCTGCTCGCCGACACCCTGCGCACGCTGCTCGACGAGATCGACAGCCGGATCACGACGGCGATCGCCCGCGCCGAGCGCCGACACGCCCGCATCGAGCACATGCTCGGCGCCGGTCTGCTCGAGCTGCTCCCGCTCGACACCAGCCACCGCGACGAGGCCTATCTCCGGCACGCTTTCGCCGGGCTCGCCCTCGACAACCCGACCCTTGCCGAGCACCAGCGCGCCTTCGACCGACGGCTCGGCGACCGCATCGCGCACGCCGTACGCAACGGGATGGAGTGCGGCGAGGTCGCGCCCGAGACCGATGCCCTGCTCGAGAGCGACGCGGCGTTCGCGCTGACGCAGGGTCTCGCCGTGCGCCTCCTCATCGACCCGAGCAGGGCAGCCCAGCGGCGCGCCGAGACGGCGGTCGCCGCACGGATGGCGTCGGTGTTCGCGGGCCCCTGCGCCCGGGAGGTCTAG
- a CDS encoding serine hydrolase domain-containing protein, with amino-acid sequence MDGSRALARALAVIAVVIVGAAVPAAAGTAMAREGDGAVEAYVDSWREVNHVPGAAVAVIDADGVQTYVSGEDGDGAAVSRTTPFLVGSVAKTFTSALVLRLVDEGRLRLDDPVQEHLPWLDAPRVSVRQLLTHTAGYTAGDGLAVSERFDSSPGALRRAAGDLERHGTPGRYAYNSADYLVLGALIEEVTGRSFASVVEESLFDPVGMTETAADAQGADALPPGHRQWWGWTRAYDPGFDESGASYGYVVSTLDDLTTYARALLAGEVLPHSLEDEAWSVQEVTGAGRGYGYGWSVEDGDQPRVHHTGATPGYFAHVSLVPEEGRAVVVLANAYAEKRAPSLAAAAADIDRIARGGSASVRGGDPILTAAPWLLMAFVPLGLGLALAARRGPRSPRLRWACAAVAALATGALAVLPRLLGGSFGTAFTWLPDLALGVVASSATLLLVAVSCAVRPRGLLQPAPAALERLEGGQGSMSPDRMA; translated from the coding sequence ATGGACGGTTCTCGAGCTCTCGCACGCGCACTCGCCGTGATTGCGGTCGTCATCGTCGGCGCGGCAGTGCCGGCGGCTGCCGGAACGGCTATGGCCCGGGAGGGCGACGGTGCCGTGGAGGCGTACGTCGACAGCTGGCGGGAGGTCAACCACGTGCCCGGGGCGGCGGTCGCGGTCATCGACGCAGACGGCGTGCAGACCTATGTCTCGGGCGAGGACGGAGACGGGGCCGCCGTCTCGCGCACGACGCCGTTCCTGGTGGGATCGGTCGCGAAGACGTTCACCAGCGCACTGGTGCTCCGCCTGGTCGATGAGGGCCGCCTCCGGCTCGACGACCCGGTGCAGGAGCATCTGCCGTGGCTGGACGCGCCGCGGGTGAGCGTGCGTCAGCTGCTCACCCACACGGCCGGCTACACGGCCGGTGACGGGCTCGCGGTCTCGGAGCGGTTCGACAGCTCGCCCGGGGCGCTGCGCCGGGCGGCGGGCGACCTCGAGCGCCACGGCACGCCGGGGCGCTATGCCTACAACAGCGCCGACTATCTCGTGCTGGGTGCCCTGATCGAGGAGGTGACGGGGCGCTCGTTCGCCTCCGTCGTCGAGGAGTCCCTCTTCGATCCGGTCGGGATGACGGAGACCGCCGCCGATGCACAGGGCGCCGATGCGCTCCCGCCCGGCCACCGACAGTGGTGGGGGTGGACGCGTGCCTACGACCCCGGCTTCGACGAGTCCGGTGCGTCCTACGGCTACGTCGTCTCGACGCTCGATGACCTGACGACGTACGCCCGAGCCCTGCTGGCCGGCGAGGTGCTGCCGCACAGCCTCGAGGACGAGGCCTGGAGCGTGCAGGAGGTCACCGGAGCGGGGCGCGGCTACGGCTACGGCTGGAGCGTCGAGGACGGTGACCAGCCTCGCGTCCATCACACGGGTGCCACTCCCGGCTACTTCGCCCATGTCTCCCTGGTGCCCGAGGAGGGTCGTGCCGTCGTCGTCCTCGCCAACGCCTACGCCGAGAAGCGCGCCCCGAGCCTGGCGGCCGCGGCCGCCGACATCGACCGGATCGCGCGCGGCGGGTCGGCGAGCGTACGAGGCGGCGACCCGATCCTGACGGCCGCGCCGTGGCTGCTGATGGCCTTCGTCCCGCTCGGTCTGGGGCTCGCCCTGGCCGCCCGCCGCGGCCCGCGCTCGCCGAGGCTCAGATGGGCGTGCGCGGCGGTCGCCGCGCTGGCCACCGGTGCTCTGGCCGTGCTGCCGCGACTGCTGGGCGGGTCGTTCGGCACGGCGTTCACATGGCTGCCCGACCTGGCGCTCGGTGTCGTCGCGAGCAGCGCGACGCTGCTGCTCGTGGCCGTCTCCTGCGCGGTCCGGCCCCGAGGACTCCTGCAGCCGGCTCCCGCCGCCCTCGAGAGGCTCGAGGGCGGTCAGGGCTCGATGAGCCCCGACCGGATGGCGTAG
- a CDS encoding response regulator produces MTPTSAKIRILLADDHTLVRRGVRLILDAEPDLEVVAEAADGTEAIAALRDVEVDLVILDVAMPRTTGLQAARTIARMRTPPKMLMLSMHDNEQYFFEALKVGASGYVLKSVADEDLVKACRTAMNGQAFVYPGAMSAMVRDYLDRLKRGESLPATVLTEREDEVLKLIAEGHSTREIARELTISYKTVERHRENILAKLGLRDRTQVTRYAIRSGLIEP; encoded by the coding sequence GTGACGCCCACATCTGCGAAGATCCGCATCCTGCTCGCCGACGACCACACCCTGGTGCGTCGCGGCGTGCGCCTGATCCTCGACGCCGAGCCCGACCTCGAGGTCGTCGCCGAGGCCGCCGACGGCACCGAGGCCATCGCCGCACTGCGCGACGTCGAGGTCGACCTGGTCATCCTCGACGTCGCCATGCCCCGCACGACCGGGCTCCAGGCCGCGCGCACCATCGCGCGGATGCGTACGCCACCGAAGATGCTGATGCTCTCGATGCACGACAACGAGCAGTACTTCTTCGAGGCCCTCAAGGTCGGGGCCAGCGGCTACGTGCTCAAGTCGGTCGCCGACGAGGACCTCGTCAAAGCCTGCCGCACCGCGATGAACGGCCAGGCCTTCGTCTACCCCGGCGCGATGAGCGCCATGGTGCGCGACTACCTCGACCGCCTCAAGCGCGGCGAGAGCCTGCCGGCCACCGTGCTCACCGAACGCGAGGACGAGGTGCTCAAGCTCATCGCGGAAGGCCACTCGACCCGCGAGATCGCCCGCGAGCTCACGATCTCCTACAAGACCGTCGAGCGACACCGGGAGAACATCCTCGCCAAGCTGGGCCTGCGCGATCGCACCCAGGTGACCCGCTACGCCATCCGGTCGGGGCTCATCGAGCCCTGA
- a CDS encoding HAMP domain-containing sensor histidine kinase, with product MSNRRGGTSHLPLYWQVCLTNGTVFCVGTLVLALSPARVSERVLASEAIILTVGLAAMATLNALLLLRSLAPIDRVIRTMDSVDRPSPDQRLPTHGNGAGARLVASYNAMLERLETERSTSNAKALAAQEAERHRIAQELHDEVGQSLTVVLLGLKGLERQVPEEVRPELSAVRESARTGIDDVRRVARQLRPGVLEDLGLHAALAALTTDVGALGRTTVRRTIGRGLPDLPQDRELVVYRVAQEALTNVVRHAHAGTAELSLCKVGDKAVLTVSDDGRGSADLVPGAGISGMRERALLVGADLSVTSTAGHGTVVRLEVPL from the coding sequence ATGAGCAACCGACGTGGCGGGACGAGTCATCTTCCCCTCTACTGGCAGGTGTGCCTGACCAACGGGACGGTCTTCTGTGTCGGCACCCTGGTCCTGGCGCTGTCGCCGGCCCGGGTCTCGGAGCGGGTGCTGGCCTCGGAGGCGATCATCCTGACCGTCGGCCTGGCCGCCATGGCGACCCTCAACGCCCTCCTGCTGCTGCGCAGCCTGGCCCCGATCGACCGGGTGATCCGCACGATGGACTCGGTCGACCGCCCCTCCCCCGACCAGCGCCTGCCGACCCACGGCAACGGCGCCGGTGCCCGCCTGGTGGCCAGCTACAACGCGATGCTCGAGCGGCTGGAGACCGAGCGGAGCACCAGCAACGCCAAGGCCCTGGCGGCGCAGGAGGCCGAGCGCCACCGGATCGCCCAGGAGCTTCACGACGAGGTCGGCCAGTCGCTGACGGTCGTGCTCCTGGGGCTCAAGGGGCTGGAGCGACAGGTGCCGGAAGAGGTGCGCCCCGAGCTCTCCGCCGTCCGCGAGTCCGCACGCACTGGCATCGACGACGTACGCCGCGTGGCGCGACAGCTGCGACCGGGGGTGCTCGAGGATCTCGGCCTGCACGCCGCCCTGGCCGCACTGACCACCGACGTCGGCGCACTCGGCCGCACGACCGTGCGCCGCACCATCGGGCGGGGCCTGCCCGATCTGCCCCAGGATCGCGAGCTCGTGGTCTACCGGGTCGCCCAGGAGGCGCTCACCAACGTGGTGCGCCACGCGCACGCCGGCACCGCCGAGCTCTCGCTGTGCAAGGTGGGCGACAAGGCAGTGCTCACCGTCTCCGACGACGGCCGCGGCAGTGCCGATCTCGTGCCCGGCGCCGGCATCAGCGGCATGCGCGAGCGGGCCCTGCTCGTCGGCGCCGACCTGAGCGTCACCAGCACCGCTGGCCACGGCACCGTCGTCCGTCTGGAGGTCCCGCTGTGA
- a CDS encoding SLC13 family permease, with product MIVYAALAIFIVTYGLIATERFHRVAAALGGVAAMVVIGIINAESAFFSHETGVDWDVIFLLFGMMVIVGVLKQTGLFEFLALWAVRHSGGRPARLATLLILVTAALSPILDNVTTVLLVTPVTLSVCERLGLRPMPYLISLILAANVGGTSTLIADPPNIIIASRANLTFDDFLVHSLPLCLILLVVLIGLVRVLFRKDLRGHVELDGLIEPPASAIPDRGLLYRCLAVLGLVMLAFGLHTELHLDPSLVAMLGAGAMVVVSQTKTEEFLEEVEWATLAFFMALFVLVGGLVEVGVIGAVGTYAAELMGDNELAGVTGLMIGSAVVGGFVDNIPYTAAMVPIVEEMVASTSSSGADSPLWWALVFGADLGGNTTAVAAGANVVVLGLAAKAGHPISFWKFTRYGIVVTAVTLAVAWVYVALRYFVLA from the coding sequence ATGATCGTTTACGCCGCGCTGGCGATCTTCATCGTGACCTACGGACTCATCGCCACCGAGCGTTTTCATCGGGTAGCAGCAGCCCTCGGGGGCGTCGCGGCGATGGTGGTGATCGGGATCATCAACGCGGAGTCGGCCTTCTTCAGCCATGAGACGGGGGTCGACTGGGACGTCATCTTCCTGCTCTTCGGGATGATGGTGATAGTCGGAGTGCTCAAGCAGACCGGTCTGTTCGAGTTCCTCGCGCTCTGGGCGGTCAGGCACTCGGGCGGGCGCCCGGCCCGGCTGGCGACCCTGCTGATCCTGGTGACCGCGGCGCTCTCCCCGATCCTCGACAACGTCACGACGGTGCTGCTGGTCACGCCGGTCACGCTCTCGGTCTGCGAGCGTCTCGGCCTGCGCCCGATGCCCTACCTGATCTCGCTGATCCTTGCGGCCAACGTCGGCGGCACGTCCACGCTCATCGCCGACCCGCCCAACATCATCATCGCGAGCCGCGCCAACCTGACCTTCGACGACTTCCTGGTGCACTCGCTGCCGTTGTGCCTGATCCTGCTGGTGGTCCTGATCGGCCTGGTCCGGGTGCTCTTCCGCAAAGATCTGCGGGGTCACGTCGAGCTCGACGGCCTCATCGAGCCGCCGGCCTCGGCGATCCCCGACCGCGGGCTGCTCTACCGCTGCCTGGCCGTGCTCGGGCTGGTCATGCTCGCGTTCGGGCTGCACACCGAGCTCCACCTGGATCCGTCGCTGGTCGCCATGCTCGGCGCCGGTGCGATGGTGGTGGTCTCGCAGACCAAGACCGAGGAGTTCCTCGAGGAGGTCGAGTGGGCGACGCTGGCCTTCTTCATGGCGCTGTTCGTGCTGGTCGGCGGGTTGGTCGAGGTCGGCGTGATCGGGGCCGTCGGGACGTACGCCGCCGAGCTGATGGGCGACAACGAGCTCGCCGGGGTGACCGGCCTGATGATCGGGTCGGCGGTTGTCGGCGGGTTCGTCGACAACATCCCTTACACCGCGGCGATGGTGCCGATCGTGGAGGAGATGGTGGCCTCGACGTCGTCGTCGGGCGCCGACAGCCCGCTGTGGTGGGCGCTCGTCTTCGGTGCGGACCTGGGCGGCAACACGACCGCCGTCGCGGCCGGTGCCAACGTGGTGGTGCTCGGCCTGGCCGCCAAAGCCGGTCATCCGATCAGCTTCTGGAAGTTCACCCGCTACGGCATCGTGGTGACCGCCGTGACCCTCGCGGTGGCCTGGGTCTACGTCGCGCTCCGCTACTTCGTGCTGGCCTGA
- a CDS encoding CGNR zinc finger domain-containing protein: protein MVFTHDTGVGLQAAASLANTLALSPGAVDELTTVDDLSELFESYGYTGRHDRTRAELDEVRALRPRLRDLLVAEEGEAVRLANQMLAEHDATPQLVRHTTYDWHIHATGFDAPLATRIAVETAMAMVDVIRTDELSRLAVCADEGCAGIVVDLSRNRSKRYCSATCTNRNAVAAYRERQGAAGGQTASGQSSGQASSRASSQASTK, encoded by the coding sequence ATGGTTTTCACCCATGACACCGGTGTAGGTCTCCAGGCGGCGGCCTCGCTCGCCAACACCCTGGCCCTCTCCCCCGGTGCGGTCGACGAGCTGACCACGGTCGACGACCTTTCGGAGCTGTTCGAGTCCTACGGATACACCGGCCGGCACGACAGGACCCGCGCCGAGCTCGACGAGGTGCGCGCGCTCCGCCCGCGCCTGCGTGACCTCCTGGTCGCCGAGGAGGGCGAGGCGGTGCGCCTGGCCAACCAGATGCTGGCCGAGCACGACGCCACTCCCCAGCTCGTGCGACACACGACGTACGACTGGCACATCCACGCCACCGGGTTCGACGCTCCGCTGGCCACCAGGATCGCGGTGGAGACCGCGATGGCGATGGTCGACGTCATCCGCACCGACGAGCTCTCCCGGCTCGCCGTGTGCGCCGACGAGGGCTGCGCCGGGATCGTCGTGGACCTCTCCCGCAACCGCTCCAAGCGCTACTGCTCGGCGACCTGCACCAACCGCAACGCCGTCGCCGCCTACCGCGAGCGTCAGGGCGCGGCAGGCGGCCAGACGGCCAGCGGTCAGTCCAGTGGCCAGGCGAGCAGTCGGGCGAGCAGTCAGGCCAGCACGAAGTAG
- a CDS encoding EamA family transporter, producing the protein MATLTNDDKALPSAPKTPLVAAGLLVAVVSAVTFSLSGPLGRGLFDTGWSTGGVLIFRVGIGAVVLAPFAVRQLAGRWRTVVASWRAVVAYALLAIVVPQFAFFSAVQWMAVGPALLVEYMGVVLVVAWMWARHGERPSRLTMAGALVAIAGLVLVLDLVSGADVDPIGILWASGAAVGLAGYFVLNAHSATTMPPLPMAWLGLSAATVLLGVLCLVGAIPFAMATAPAVLAGWEVAWWVPLIGLGVLTCSVAYATGIAASRRLGSRLSSFVGLLEVVSAVVFAWLLLGEAPAPIQIVGGLVVLAGIIAVRQGERATRVG; encoded by the coding sequence ATGGCGACTTTGACCAATGACGACAAGGCTCTGCCGAGCGCGCCGAAGACTCCGCTCGTGGCGGCCGGGCTGCTCGTCGCGGTCGTGTCCGCGGTCACGTTCAGCCTCTCCGGACCGCTGGGTCGCGGGCTGTTCGACACCGGCTGGTCGACGGGCGGCGTGCTGATCTTCCGGGTCGGCATCGGCGCCGTCGTGCTGGCCCCCTTCGCGGTGCGCCAGCTCGCCGGGAGGTGGCGCACCGTGGTCGCGAGCTGGCGTGCTGTCGTGGCGTACGCCCTGCTGGCGATCGTGGTGCCGCAGTTCGCGTTCTTCTCGGCGGTGCAGTGGATGGCCGTCGGGCCGGCCCTGCTCGTGGAGTACATGGGCGTCGTGCTCGTGGTCGCCTGGATGTGGGCGCGGCACGGCGAGCGGCCCTCGCGGCTGACGATGGCGGGAGCGCTGGTCGCGATCGCCGGGCTCGTGCTCGTGCTCGACCTGGTCAGCGGGGCCGACGTCGACCCGATCGGCATCCTGTGGGCCTCGGGCGCCGCGGTGGGGCTGGCCGGTTACTTCGTGCTCAACGCCCACTCGGCCACGACCATGCCGCCGCTCCCGATGGCCTGGCTGGGCCTGAGCGCCGCGACGGTGCTGCTCGGCGTGCTCTGCCTGGTGGGGGCGATCCCGTTCGCGATGGCGACCGCGCCGGCGGTGCTGGCGGGCTGGGAGGTCGCCTGGTGGGTGCCGTTGATCGGTCTGGGTGTGCTGACCTGCTCGGTGGCGTACGCGACCGGCATCGCCGCTTCGCGCAGGCTGGGCTCGCGCCTCTCGTCGTTCGTCGGCCTCCTGGAGGTCGTCTCCGCGGTCGTCTTCGCCTGGCTCCTGCTCGGAGAGGCGC